In Carettochelys insculpta isolate YL-2023 chromosome 21, ASM3395843v1, whole genome shotgun sequence, a single genomic region encodes these proteins:
- the PTGES2 gene encoding prostaglandin E synthase 2, producing MAAACRGWRCLRQLPCRLRAAGQVAGVGLLRPQSRGYCIPFGTGGYAQGRALKGSRMLVGAAFALGGTFGLFQTLQYPLKAQEHLAEPQAAKLPEGSLQLILYQYKTCPFCSKVRAFLDYHGMPYEVVEVNPVMRKEIKFSSYRKVPILLANAGNTLQLNDSSVIISVMKTYLLSRKKTLEEILSFYPPMRAVNERGKEVTEYGNKYWLMLDEKETQHVYPVKEARVEEMKWREWADNWLVHLISPNVYRTPREALASFDYIVREGKFGTVEGFFAKYVGAIAMFFIGKRLKSRHHLQDNVREDLYKAADDWVKAVGKHRAFMGGSQPNLADLAVYGVLRVMEGLEAYDDMMTHSKIQPWYHRMEEAIGEAEVTNWQLLQPPC from the exons ATGGCAGCCgcctgcagaggctggaggtgcctgcGGCAGCTCCCGTGCAGACTGAGAGCTGCAGGCcaggtggctggagtggggctgCTGCGGCCTCAAAGCAGGGGGTACTGCATCCCCTTTGGGACCGGTGGGTACGCACAGGGCCGGGCACTGAAGGGCAGCCGCATGCTGGTGGGGGCTGCTTTTGCCCTGGGGGGCACCTTTGGCCTCTTCCAGACACTCCAGTATCCCCTGAAGGCCCAGGAGCATCTGGCAGAGCCGCAGGCAGCCAAG CTCCCTGAAGGTAGCCTACAGTTGATCCTGTACCAGTACAAAACCTGCCCATTCTGCAGTAAGGTCCGTGCCTTTCTTGATTACCATGGGATGCCTTATGAAGTTGTGGAAGTAAACCCAGTAATGAGGAAGGAGATAAAATTCTCCTCCTACAGGAAGGTGCCCATCCTTTTAGCCAATGCTGGAAACACTCTG CAACTGAATGACTCTTCAGTGATCATCAGTGTAATGAAGACCTATCTTCTTTCCAG GAAGAAGACTTTAGAAGAGATTTTGTCCTTTTATCCTCCGATGAGAGCTGTGAACGAGCGGGGCAAGGAGGTCACAGAGTATGGGAACAAATACTGGCTCATGCTGGATGAAAAGGAGACTCAGCATGTGTACCCTGTCAAAGAAGCTAGGGT GGAGGAAATGAAGTGGCGAGAATGGGCAGATAACTGGCTTGTTCACCTCATCTCCCCCAACGTTTATCGCACACCAAGGGAAGCCCTAGCATCTTTTGATTACATTGTTCGTGAGGGCAAGTTTGGGACTGTGGAAGGCTTTTTTGCCAAATATGTGGGAGCCATTGCCATGTTCTTCATCGGCAAGAGGTTAAAGAGCAG GCACCACCTCCAGGATAATGTCCGAGAAGATTTGTACAAAGCAGCCGATGACTGGGTTAAAGCTGTTGGAAAACACAGAGCATTCATGGGTGGCAGCCAGCCAAATCTTGCTGACTTG GCAGTGTATGGGGTCCTCCGAGTCATGGAAGGCCTGGAAGCCTATGATGACATGATGACTCATTCCAAGATTCAACCTTGGTACCATCGCATGGA